From one Eisenibacter elegans DSM 3317 genomic stretch:
- a CDS encoding SpoIIE family protein phosphatase, translating to MHRNLTLSFFASAFGVFMLLCVFAVDAFGQQTEGTWRSVSEKKQGTLIVIYNEDDPFVYRQGNDLAGIEYELLQAFVAFVREKYQTNLTLQWELIEDFQAFYETVKTASTNTIGTGAVTITEARRKEVKFTAPYLPDIEVIISNAAVPLISDEEAFLRRLPELQAVTLEGSTFEKHLQQMQQGFAPDLTYKLVANSEEMLRLIGTKPNYWGYLQLPTYLLQLKKGANIRRHPVFSRRNEGLAFFMPLNSDWDEPLNAFLNSRDFGLAIRRIISNYIGEDSNELLSNIANDSSGSKEVEMLKMEGQMSRFILQQKDIELNRQSLYISIYTVAIAFTLIIVGVLFFMFRLRNQANRTLKDKNKEIAQQAETLKETNNNLTLLGSIGRSITTNLSLERIAESVYVNLRDLMDVDEVAIGVYDAENKVLNYELYFYEGTKVPGFKVKVTDSQRFSNYCVLNKAEIFLTDIQAQYSRFFTDLDAYKPGDLLNAIICLPLIDGEQVIGLISVQSKQTGAYTDYHLNLLRNIAIYTTIALKNAQAYKQINQQKAEIETQKLEIERNNEHITASIRAAQVIQQGLLPFESRMRETFRDYFAIYLPKDIVSGDFYWVSQIGTQRFVAVIDCTGHGVPGAFMSMIAYALLNEIVNTNEIFDPATVLEELDRQVQMALSQGVGQTGHREGMDISFCTLSPAVDNPTHIHIRFAGAKQPLYYTQGGHLHRIDGIRRSIGSIRTADEYPFENNELVLAPDDMLFLATDGYMDAPDDKRHSLGKSQFELLLKVITPIPTDEQRHCLLHFLEQHSRGQEQRDDITVLGIRL from the coding sequence ATGCATCGAAACCTTACATTATCTTTTTTTGCCTCTGCCTTTGGGGTATTTATGCTACTTTGTGTCTTTGCTGTTGATGCTTTTGGGCAACAAACCGAAGGGACTTGGCGCAGCGTATCCGAAAAAAAACAAGGAACTCTCATAGTCATCTACAACGAAGATGACCCTTTCGTGTATCGTCAGGGCAATGATTTGGCCGGAATTGAATATGAGTTGTTACAAGCCTTTGTCGCTTTTGTGCGAGAAAAGTACCAAACCAACCTAACGCTTCAGTGGGAGCTTATCGAAGACTTTCAGGCATTCTATGAGACCGTAAAAACGGCCTCCACCAATACCATCGGGACAGGTGCGGTTACAATCACCGAAGCACGCCGCAAAGAAGTTAAATTCACAGCCCCCTACCTGCCAGATATAGAAGTAATTATCAGCAATGCAGCTGTACCACTTATCAGCGACGAAGAGGCGTTTCTGCGCCGTTTGCCCGAGCTACAAGCCGTTACACTCGAAGGTTCTACTTTCGAAAAACATCTCCAACAGATGCAACAGGGCTTTGCTCCTGATTTGACCTACAAGCTTGTAGCAAATTCGGAGGAGATGTTGCGGCTCATTGGCACAAAACCTAATTATTGGGGCTATCTACAACTGCCTACTTATTTGTTGCAACTAAAAAAAGGCGCTAATATCCGCCGTCATCCGGTATTCAGTCGTCGTAACGAGGGCTTGGCGTTCTTTATGCCCCTAAACAGCGATTGGGACGAGCCACTCAACGCGTTTCTCAACAGCCGTGATTTTGGCCTCGCTATCCGGCGCATTATCTCCAACTATATCGGCGAAGACTCCAACGAACTACTCAGCAATATTGCCAACGACAGTAGCGGCAGCAAGGAGGTAGAAATGCTCAAAATGGAAGGGCAAATGAGCCGCTTCATTCTACAACAAAAAGATATAGAGCTAAACCGCCAAAGTCTCTATATCAGCATCTATACAGTGGCGATTGCCTTCACACTGATTATTGTAGGGGTGCTGTTCTTTATGTTCAGGTTGCGTAATCAGGCCAATCGTACCCTGAAAGACAAGAACAAAGAGATTGCTCAACAGGCCGAAACACTCAAAGAAACCAACAACAACCTCACCCTGCTAGGTAGTATTGGGCGAAGCATCACCACCAACCTCTCCTTGGAACGCATCGCTGAATCGGTCTATGTCAATTTGCGGGATTTGATGGATGTAGATGAAGTCGCTATTGGAGTGTATGATGCCGAAAACAAGGTCCTCAACTACGAACTGTATTTTTATGAGGGGACAAAAGTACCCGGGTTTAAAGTAAAGGTAACTGATAGCCAACGGTTTTCTAATTATTGTGTTCTCAATAAAGCTGAGATTTTTTTGACGGATATCCAAGCGCAGTATTCACGGTTTTTTACAGACCTCGATGCCTACAAACCCGGCGATTTGCTCAATGCCATCATTTGCCTCCCACTCATAGATGGGGAGCAGGTCATTGGACTGATTAGCGTACAGAGCAAACAAACAGGTGCCTATACAGATTATCACCTCAACCTCTTGCGCAATATTGCCATTTATACCACTATCGCACTCAAAAACGCACAGGCCTACAAACAAATTAACCAACAAAAGGCCGAAATAGAGACACAAAAGCTAGAAATAGAACGCAACAACGAACACATCACCGCCAGTATCCGGGCTGCCCAAGTAATCCAACAAGGATTGCTCCCGTTTGAGAGCCGTATGCGGGAGACCTTCCGCGACTATTTCGCCATTTATTTGCCCAAGGATATTGTATCGGGTGATTTTTATTGGGTGAGCCAAATCGGCACACAGCGGTTTGTGGCTGTAATTGACTGTACCGGCCACGGTGTGCCCGGCGCTTTTATGAGTATGATTGCTTACGCACTGCTCAACGAAATTGTCAATACCAACGAAATATTTGACCCGGCAACCGTACTCGAAGAACTAGACCGCCAAGTACAGATGGCACTTTCGCAAGGAGTAGGCCAAACAGGCCACCGCGAAGGGATGGATATCAGTTTCTGTACGCTTAGCCCTGCTGTTGACAACCCTACACACATACACATCCGGTTTGCCGGAGCCAAACAGCCACTGTATTATACCCAAGGAGGCCATCTACACCGGATAGATGGTATACGCCGCTCGATTGGCAGTATCCGTACGGCCGACGAATACCCCTTCGAAAACAACGAGCTTGTCTTGGCTCCTGACGATATGCTGTTTTTGGCTACCGATGGTTATATGGATGCTCCTGACGACAAGCGGCATAGCCTTGGCAAAAGCCAGTTTGAGCTGCTGCTCAAAGTCATCACCCCTATTCCCACAGACGAGCAACGACACTGCCTCTTGCATTTCTTAGAGCAGCACAGCCGTGGACAAGAACAACGCGATGATATCACAGTGCTAGGTATTCGCCTCTAA
- a CDS encoding 4'-phosphopantetheinyl transferase family protein yields MPLITIDTPAPDRWLAVWQLANTDSWADLLAGLTLSPDDQQQWEQLRHPTRQQTFLAARHACQAICEMLGISYGGIVKSPTQQPSLLGQPHLQISLSHHDGLAVCALSFVGAIGVDLERPRPQLQRIQHKFVSPQEQAYAAQNLDTLTLCWTAKEALYKCYGKKALAFATQLHIPYFVLDAHTQQGTHHILLLQKEETQLYQWQYFRLVDSWVSLVY; encoded by the coding sequence ATGCCTCTGATTACAATCGATACACCCGCCCCTGATAGATGGCTCGCCGTTTGGCAATTGGCCAATACCGACTCTTGGGCAGACCTCTTGGCCGGCTTGACGCTCAGCCCCGACGACCAACAACAGTGGGAGCAGTTGCGTCATCCTACCCGACAACAGACCTTCTTGGCCGCTAGGCACGCCTGTCAGGCGATTTGTGAGATGTTGGGTATCAGCTATGGTGGCATTGTGAAAAGCCCCACACAACAACCCTCGCTCTTGGGGCAGCCCCACCTGCAAATCTCCTTGAGCCATCACGATGGGTTGGCGGTTTGTGCGCTGAGCTTCGTCGGAGCCATCGGGGTTGATTTGGAACGACCACGCCCGCAGCTACAACGCATCCAACACAAGTTTGTCTCCCCACAAGAACAAGCATATGCAGCGCAAAACCTCGATACCCTCACCCTATGCTGGACGGCCAAGGAAGCACTCTACAAATGTTATGGCAAAAAAGCGTTGGCTTTTGCCACCCAACTACATATTCCTTATTTCGTGCTCGATGCACACACACAGCAAGGCACACACCATATCCTGTTGCTCCAAAAAGAAGAAACACAGCTCTACCAATGGCAATATTTCCGGTTGGTCGATAGTTGGGTATCACTGGTCTACTGA
- the cobT gene encoding nicotinate-nucleotide--dimethylbenzimidazole phosphoribosyltransferase yields MIPSLTILPPDEAILPKVWHLINHKTKPLGALGALESLAAQIAWVQQSLQPKLQHPTLWVFAADHGAADAGLSAYPSVVTAQMVYNFVQNGAAINVLCRQHGIKLQVVDAGVAADFPTALPIVHQKIAKGTANYLEAPAMSAQQWQQALEKGAATVTPALAEGTNCVAFGEMGIGNTAAAALWMHLLTGFPLVDCVGRGTGLDDQGLARKTQLLAQALQTHGYQGDIIAPDALPEALRTFGGFEMVQMLGAMIQAAAKGALLLIDGFIATAVCTAAIQMYPALRHYCVFAHQSDEQGHRLLLAHLEAKPLLQLGMRLGEGSGAAAAFPLLQSAILLLNEMASFEQAGVSSANS; encoded by the coding sequence ATGATTCCCTCGCTAACAATCCTCCCGCCTGACGAAGCAATTTTGCCTAAAGTATGGCATCTGATTAACCATAAAACCAAACCTCTAGGGGCTCTGGGGGCTCTTGAGTCTCTAGCCGCCCAAATAGCTTGGGTACAGCAAAGCCTACAGCCCAAGCTCCAACACCCTACGCTTTGGGTTTTTGCTGCCGACCATGGCGCTGCTGATGCTGGCCTAAGTGCCTACCCTTCGGTTGTAACGGCGCAGATGGTCTATAATTTTGTACAAAATGGCGCGGCAATCAATGTTCTTTGCCGCCAACACGGCATCAAACTCCAAGTTGTAGACGCAGGAGTGGCTGCTGATTTTCCGACAGCCTTGCCGATTGTACATCAAAAAATTGCCAAAGGCACTGCCAACTACCTCGAAGCTCCGGCTATGAGCGCCCAGCAATGGCAGCAAGCCCTCGAAAAAGGCGCAGCTACTGTAACCCCTGCCTTGGCCGAAGGCACTAATTGTGTGGCCTTTGGCGAAATGGGTATCGGTAATACAGCGGCAGCAGCTCTATGGATGCATTTGCTTACGGGCTTCCCCCTAGTTGACTGTGTGGGTAGGGGTACCGGCCTCGACGACCAAGGGCTGGCACGCAAAACCCAACTCCTCGCACAAGCCCTCCAAACACACGGCTATCAGGGCGACATCATTGCCCCTGATGCGCTGCCAGAAGCATTGCGTACTTTTGGTGGGTTTGAAATGGTACAAATGTTAGGGGCAATGATACAGGCTGCCGCCAAGGGTGCTCTGCTCCTCATCGACGGCTTCATCGCGACGGCGGTCTGTACGGCTGCCATACAGATGTATCCAGCGCTACGGCACTACTGTGTGTTTGCCCACCAATCTGATGAACAAGGGCACCGCCTGCTATTGGCACACCTTGAGGCCAAGCCTCTGTTACAGCTTGGGATGCGCTTGGGTGAAGGCTCCGGTGCCGCCGCCGCTTTCCCTCTGTTACAATCAGCCATATTGCTTTTGAATGAAATGGCCTCTTTTGAGCAAGCAGGCGTAAGTAGCGCCAACTCTTAA
- a CDS encoding SAM-dependent methyltransferase — protein MAEGILYLIPTVLAPDTQDAVLPPLVREVVQHTQYYWVENLRTARRFISSLRTGVVIDTLHFEILDKRSKADTLAEQLATVPPDASIGIMSEAGCPGIADPGALAVRWAHEQGRKVVPLTGPSSIVLALMASGFQGQRFAFEGYLPIDAAERGKRLRQLEQRATREGQTQIFMETPYRNQAMLQTLLHVGHPQTLLCIACNLTAPDGWVRTKTLEAWKAELPNLHKLPCIFVMGE, from the coding sequence ATGGCCGAAGGCATTCTCTACCTCATCCCCACTGTATTGGCTCCTGATACGCAGGATGCCGTATTGCCGCCGCTGGTGCGGGAGGTAGTTCAACATACCCAATATTACTGGGTCGAAAACCTGCGTACTGCGCGGCGCTTTATAAGTAGCCTGCGTACCGGCGTGGTGATTGATACCCTGCATTTTGAAATCTTAGACAAGCGCAGCAAGGCCGACACCTTAGCAGAGCAGCTGGCCACTGTGCCGCCCGATGCTTCGATAGGCATTATGTCAGAAGCAGGCTGTCCGGGCATTGCCGACCCCGGGGCGCTGGCTGTCCGTTGGGCGCACGAGCAAGGTCGCAAGGTCGTACCCCTCACAGGCCCCTCATCGATTGTGCTGGCCTTGATGGCCTCTGGGTTTCAGGGGCAGCGTTTTGCGTTTGAGGGCTACCTACCCATTGATGCGGCTGAGCGTGGCAAACGCCTACGGCAACTCGAACAACGCGCCACACGCGAAGGGCAAACACAAATTTTTATGGAAACACCCTACCGCAACCAAGCAATGCTTCAAACATTGCTACACGTTGGGCACCCCCAAACATTGCTTTGCATTGCTTGTAACTTGACCGCCCCCGACGGCTGGGTACGAACCAAAACACTCGAAGCCTGGAAGGCTGAGCTACCCAATTTACACAAACTACCCTGTATTTTTGTGATGGGAGAATGA
- the rpsT gene encoding 30S ribosomal protein S20 — MANHKSALKRIRANEKKRLRNRFQVKTTRTFIKKLRNSKDKNEAQDLLKKVSAMLDRLARKNVIHKNKAANNKSKLTRLVNNIA, encoded by the coding sequence ATGGCAAATCATAAGTCCGCACTAAAGAGAATTCGTGCCAACGAAAAAAAGCGTTTGCGTAACCGCTTTCAAGTGAAAACCACACGCACTTTTATCAAGAAGTTGCGTAACAGCAAAGACAAAAACGAAGCCCAAGACCTTTTGAAGAAGGTGTCTGCTATGCTTGACCGCTTGGCTCGTAAGAATGTCATCCACAAAAACAAAGCTGCCAACAACAAGTCTAAATTGACTCGCTTGGTAAACAACATTGCCTAA
- a CDS encoding trypsin-like peptidase domain-containing protein — MNTFFNKQLFYLSGIGFGSGILGATLVLSFWYFGSSTPPSNIDELDAVYESNVRAAKNPEALSVLSDDFVKASEISTRSVVYIKTVSDEQYNSYDLFEFFFGGGGGRRSVLGSGSGVIFTADGYIVTNYHVIENAQRIEVIHEKKSYSGKVVGTDPSSDLAILKVEGKNLPNIRLASSRALKVGEWVLAVGNPFNLTSTVTAGIVSAKGRNIQLLGGSFPLESFIQTDAAINPGNSGGALVNLQGELVGINTAILSRTGAYNGYGFAVPSDIVAKVFNDLIKYGSVQKAFAGVSVDDIDNEKVERFKLKLDNYQGALVTSVQSKGAAERAGLQAGDIILQINDDPVLGKSTFEEHLSYYRPGDKVKVLYKRGTNNQEITLLLENRDGTTDILKQEIFTAESLGADLEPVSKIERDKLGLNSGVRIVKIRGGLFARLRLQEGFIITAINNRPVSQPQEVEQILSRIGGKVTLEGMTKDGTRGYYSFSF; from the coding sequence ATGAACACATTTTTCAACAAACAACTATTCTACCTCTCAGGTATAGGCTTTGGCTCCGGTATTTTGGGAGCCACTCTAGTGTTGAGCTTTTGGTATTTTGGCTCCTCAACACCCCCTAGCAATATAGACGAGCTAGACGCTGTTTATGAGTCCAATGTCAGAGCTGCCAAAAACCCTGAGGCACTCAGTGTTCTCAGCGATGATTTTGTAAAAGCCTCCGAAATTAGTACCCGAAGCGTAGTATATATCAAGACTGTTTCGGATGAGCAATACAACTCTTATGATTTATTCGAGTTTTTCTTTGGCGGTGGAGGTGGCCGTCGGAGTGTGCTCGGCTCTGGTTCGGGGGTGATTTTTACTGCCGATGGCTATATCGTAACCAACTACCACGTGATTGAGAACGCACAGCGTATAGAGGTCATTCACGAGAAAAAATCATACAGCGGCAAGGTAGTCGGCACAGACCCCTCTTCTGATTTGGCCATCCTGAAAGTAGAAGGTAAAAACTTGCCCAACATCCGCTTGGCCAGCTCGCGAGCGCTGAAAGTAGGCGAATGGGTATTGGCCGTAGGCAATCCCTTTAACCTCACCTCTACCGTAACGGCGGGAATCGTCAGTGCTAAGGGGCGCAACATCCAGCTCTTGGGCGGTTCCTTCCCCCTAGAGTCGTTTATCCAAACCGATGCGGCTATCAACCCCGGCAATAGCGGCGGGGCACTGGTCAATCTCCAAGGTGAGCTTGTGGGCATCAATACAGCCATCCTTTCCCGTACAGGTGCTTATAACGGGTATGGCTTTGCTGTGCCGTCTGATATTGTGGCCAAGGTTTTCAATGACCTCATCAAGTATGGCAGTGTCCAGAAGGCTTTTGCCGGAGTGAGTGTCGATGATATTGACAATGAAAAAGTAGAACGTTTCAAGCTCAAGCTCGATAACTACCAAGGAGCCTTGGTGACGAGTGTTCAAAGCAAAGGAGCCGCAGAACGTGCAGGGCTGCAAGCCGGAGACATTATCTTGCAAATCAATGATGATCCGGTGTTGGGCAAAAGCACTTTTGAAGAACACTTGAGCTATTACCGCCCCGGCGATAAAGTAAAGGTACTCTACAAACGCGGCACCAACAACCAAGAAATAACCCTGTTGCTCGAAAACCGCGACGGCACTACCGACATCCTCAAGCAAGAAATATTTACTGCCGAATCGTTGGGCGCAGACCTCGAACCAGTTTCTAAAATAGAACGCGACAAGCTGGGGCTCAACTCAGGGGTGCGCATCGTAAAAATACGAGGGGGGCTTTTTGCCCGCCTACGCCTGCAAGAGGGCTTTATCATCACGGCCATCAATAACCGCCCTGTCAGCCAACCCCAAGAGGTAGAGCAAATCCTCAGCCGCATCGGTGGCAAGGTAACCCTAGAGGGGATGACCAAGGACGGTACTCGCGGCTACTATTCGTTTTCTTTCTAA
- a CDS encoding TonB-dependent receptor — translation MKRIYLYLLLLWSSTVAIQAQQTGSISGQILGEDQQPLVGVVVQLLPGQGGAVTDAQGKFSLTQVPLGQHSLRIRMAGYSPQTLSLQVSADNPTTIAPIVLAADWLGLDAVTITATRYETDLQEAPVVVNRIDSRIFEATQSLSLFEGLSFSPGLRVENNCQNCGFSQVRMNGLGGPYTQILINSRPVFSALVGVYGLDLLPANMIDRVEVTRGSGSVLYGGNAIAGTVNIITKMPVENSLQIGTTLNLIDGTTPDHALNVNGTWVTPDKRAGVSIYGFTRHRQPFDANADGFSEITALNNTSLGADAFFKPNERNLLRLGMYHLSELRRGGNAFDRPPHQADIAEQLQHRINGINLNYERFSADGRQKIALYSSLQHTQRNSYYGTGGRIIEEGEPLTEEDLLALNAYGQTTDLALVNGVQFTQAWSPRWVLTLGSEWQYNEVDDQMPGYRRSIAQRVSTWGNYAQLEWTPVDKLSLLAGGRYDWVHIQGKYNFQDEQLMDTQIQQVLVPRVALVYKPTQALRLRTAYAQGYRAPQAFDEDLHISIIGGDAVFTRLAPDLQTERSESWTASVSYAKRRRQTQWSVLAELFHTRLRNPFITADLQVLPSGVSVFTKRNGSGAVVQGVNTELQWAHGSRWQLQLGATLQQAYYLEAEEIWAPETITELNAGDVLETTQLLRTPNLYGYSVLNWQTTSALSLALSGVYTGRMDVPHVIGTADGRTVIKRSPDFMELGLKLNYDWTLQKIQTLSLSLGVQNIFNSYQRDFDVGIDRDADYVYGPARPRTLFVGLKWGF, via the coding sequence ATGAAACGAATATACCTATACCTCCTCCTATTATGGTCATCTACTGTAGCCATTCAGGCTCAACAAACAGGCAGTATCAGTGGGCAAATATTGGGAGAAGACCAGCAGCCGTTGGTTGGAGTGGTAGTACAGTTGTTGCCCGGGCAAGGGGGGGCTGTTACAGATGCTCAGGGAAAGTTTTCCCTCACGCAAGTGCCTCTCGGTCAACACTCATTGCGCATCCGTATGGCGGGCTACAGCCCACAAACGCTGAGCTTACAGGTAAGCGCAGATAACCCCACCACCATAGCACCGATTGTATTGGCGGCTGACTGGCTGGGGTTGGATGCCGTAACGATAACCGCCACAAGGTATGAAACCGACCTTCAAGAAGCGCCAGTAGTGGTTAACCGGATTGACAGCCGGATTTTTGAAGCCACGCAGTCGTTAAGTCTCTTTGAAGGATTGAGCTTTTCGCCAGGGCTGAGGGTAGAAAACAATTGCCAAAACTGCGGCTTTTCTCAAGTACGGATGAACGGCCTTGGCGGCCCCTATACCCAAATCCTCATCAACAGCCGTCCCGTATTCAGTGCCTTGGTAGGGGTCTATGGTTTAGATTTGCTTCCAGCCAATATGATTGACCGTGTGGAGGTTACACGGGGTAGCGGCTCTGTGTTGTATGGGGGCAATGCCATCGCCGGCACGGTCAACATCATTACCAAGATGCCCGTCGAAAACAGCCTTCAAATAGGGACTACCCTCAACCTCATCGATGGCACTACTCCCGACCACGCCCTAAACGTCAACGGTACTTGGGTAACCCCCGACAAGCGTGCCGGAGTGAGTATCTATGGCTTTACGCGCCACCGCCAGCCCTTTGATGCCAATGCAGATGGGTTTTCGGAAATCACTGCACTCAACAACACCAGCCTTGGTGCAGATGCTTTTTTCAAACCTAATGAGCGCAACTTACTACGCTTGGGGATGTACCACTTGAGCGAACTAAGGCGGGGAGGAAATGCCTTTGACCGTCCTCCACATCAGGCAGATATAGCAGAACAACTACAGCACCGCATCAACGGAATCAACCTGAATTATGAGCGCTTTTCGGCAGATGGGCGACAAAAAATAGCGCTGTACTCCAGCCTCCAACATACCCAACGTAATAGCTATTATGGTACAGGCGGACGCATTATCGAAGAGGGCGAGCCTTTGACAGAAGAGGACTTGCTGGCGCTGAACGCCTATGGGCAAACAACAGACCTCGCCTTGGTCAATGGAGTACAGTTTACGCAGGCTTGGTCGCCACGCTGGGTACTGACACTGGGCAGCGAATGGCAATACAACGAAGTAGATGACCAAATGCCCGGCTATCGCCGCAGTATTGCGCAGCGGGTCAGTACTTGGGGGAACTATGCCCAACTAGAGTGGACACCTGTGGACAAGCTCAGCTTATTGGCCGGCGGGCGATATGATTGGGTTCATATTCAGGGGAAATACAATTTCCAAGACGAACAACTGATGGATACCCAAATACAGCAGGTGCTTGTGCCACGAGTTGCACTTGTCTACAAACCCACCCAAGCCCTGCGTTTGCGGACTGCCTACGCCCAAGGTTACCGTGCGCCACAGGCTTTTGATGAAGACCTGCATATTTCTATCATCGGTGGCGATGCAGTATTTACACGCCTAGCCCCCGACCTACAAACGGAGCGCTCCGAAAGCTGGACAGCCAGTGTTTCGTATGCCAAACGCCGCCGACAGACCCAGTGGAGTGTGTTGGCAGAGTTGTTTCATACTCGTTTGCGTAATCCTTTTATCACTGCCGACCTACAGGTGTTGCCAAGTGGTGTCAGTGTATTCACCAAACGCAATGGCAGCGGCGCAGTAGTACAGGGAGTCAATACGGAGCTGCAATGGGCGCACGGCAGCCGCTGGCAGCTACAATTGGGCGCAACCCTACAACAGGCCTACTACTTAGAAGCAGAGGAAATTTGGGCTCCCGAAACAATTACTGAGCTAAACGCCGGCGATGTGCTCGAAACTACCCAGCTCTTGCGAACGCCCAATCTGTATGGCTACAGCGTCCTCAATTGGCAGACTACTAGCGCATTGAGCTTGGCGCTCTCAGGGGTGTATACAGGCAGGATGGACGTGCCACACGTTATCGGTACTGCTGATGGGCGGACAGTCATCAAGCGCAGTCCTGACTTTATGGAACTAGGGCTAAAGCTAAATTATGATTGGACACTACAAAAAATTCAAACCCTATCTCTATCCTTGGGGGTGCAAAATATTTTCAACAGCTACCAGCGAGACTTTGATGTAGGAATTGACCGCGATGCGGATTATGTATATGGCCCGGCACGACCCCGCACCTTGTTTGTAGGGCTGAAATGGGGTTTTTAG